One genomic region from Nitrospira sp. encodes:
- the thiS gene encoding sulfur carrier protein ThiS: protein MQDAIHIHVNGQARSWRSGASVADLLQDLDIQTERVAVELNLEILDRAAFGQRRLQNGDRVEILGFIGGGAAAKD, encoded by the coding sequence GTGCAGGATGCAATCCACATCCACGTGAACGGGCAAGCACGAAGCTGGCGCAGTGGTGCATCGGTCGCCGATTTGCTGCAAGACCTGGATATTCAAACGGAGCGGGTGGCCGTGGAGCTGAATCTCGAAATCCTCGATCGGGCGGCATTTGGTCAACGCCGGCTCCAAAACGGGGATCGGGTCGAGATTCTCGGGTTCATCGGCGGCGGCGCTGCGGCAAAGGATTGA